One genomic window of Solanum dulcamara chromosome 12, daSolDulc1.2, whole genome shotgun sequence includes the following:
- the LOC129877581 gene encoding uncharacterized protein LOC129877581, with the protein MDSGFASSRAYKGDLEASFSDPNFFNLQSTMAPLPAPYSGTSTLSLVARASAFTFGLAYGSVKLKYLRAKAKSQKKTEAKAHH; encoded by the exons atgg ACTCAGGGTTTGCGAGTTCCAGGGCTTATAAAGGAGACCTAGAAGCTTCTTTCTCAGATCCCAATTTCTTCAATTTGCAGTCGACAATGGCGCCTCTTCCAGCACCATACTCAGGAACTAGCACTCTTTCTCTG GTAGCGCGCGCATCGGCATTCACGTTTGGACTCGCTTATGGAAGCGTTAAGCTCAAGTATCTCAGG GCGAAGGCCAAGTCTCAAAAGAAGACTGAAGCTAAGGCACATCATTGA